From one Streptomyces sp. R41 genomic stretch:
- a CDS encoding YqgE/AlgH family protein: MTEVSSLTGRLLVATPALADPNFDRAVVLLLDHDEEGSLGVVLNRPTPVDVGDILEAWADLAGEPGVVFQGGPVSLDSALGVAVIPGGASSERAPLGWRRVHGAIGLVDLEAPPELLASALGSLRIFAGYAGWGPGQLEDELVEGAWYVVESEPGDVSSPSPERLWREVLRRQRNELAMVATYPDDPSLN, from the coding sequence ATGACCGAGGTGTCCTCGCTCACAGGGCGGCTGCTCGTGGCCACGCCCGCCCTGGCGGACCCGAACTTCGATCGCGCGGTGGTGCTGCTCCTCGACCACGACGAGGAGGGCTCCCTGGGCGTCGTCCTCAACCGGCCCACACCGGTGGACGTCGGTGACATTCTGGAGGCCTGGGCGGACCTGGCCGGCGAGCCCGGCGTCGTCTTCCAGGGCGGCCCGGTGTCGCTGGACTCGGCGCTGGGCGTCGCGGTCATCCCGGGCGGCGCGTCCAGTGAGCGTGCGCCCCTCGGCTGGCGGCGCGTGCACGGCGCGATCGGCCTGGTCGACCTGGAGGCCCCGCCCGAGCTCCTCGCCTCGGCCCTCGGCTCGCTGAGAATCTTCGCCGGGTACGCGGGCTGGGGCCCGGGCCAGCTGGAGGACGAACTGGTCGAGGGCGCCTGGTACGTCGTCGAGTCCGAACCCGGAGACGTCTCCTCCCCGTCACCCGAACGGCTCTGGCGCGAGGTGCTGCGCCGCCAGCGCAACGAGCTGGCGATGGTGGCGACGTA